A single Xenopus laevis strain J_2021 chromosome 3S, Xenopus_laevis_v10.1, whole genome shotgun sequence DNA region contains:
- the LOC108703484 gene encoding growth arrest and DNA damage-inducible proteins-interacting protein 1, whose product MAAPLYRCCVRLRHLTLSVPAASYHARPRVWGLGGVYRPDPSDPETKKWQKGAKYEAKLYGRHGDISGVRPEGLWPSPQKLREIEEEEREWYPSLRQMLDNVEANELEMKRKQQEKERIVAANLAKMPKMVSDWRREKREVKQKQRDEKNRKERLVAIAREKFGVNVDHRSPKFLEMVKELEKEEKKKQKALARRLKEEALASAPTSPVVGNP is encoded by the exons atggcggcgcccttgTATCGGTGCTGTGTACGATTGCGGCATTTGACCTTGTCCGTGCCCGCCGCTAGTTATCACGCGAGGCCGAGGGTTTGGGGTCTTGGTGGGGTGTACAGGCCGGACCCGAGTGACCCTGAGACCAAGAAATGGCAGAAAGGAGCGAAGTACGAGGCCAAGCTGTACGGCAGGCACGGGGACATCTCGGGGGTGAGGCCGGAGGGTCTATGGCCGAGTCCCCAGAAGTTGCGGGAGATAGAAGAGGAGGAGAGGGAGTGGTACCCAAGTCTGAGGCAAATGCTGGACAATGTGGAGGCCAATGAGCTGGAGATGAAGCGGAAACAGCAGGAGAA GGAGCGAATTGTTGCTGCCAACCTGGCCAAGATGCCCAAGATGGTGTCCGACTGGCGCAGGGAGAAGCGGGAGGTGAAGCAGAAACAGCGCGACGAGAAGAATCGCAAGGAGAGACTCGTGGCAATCGCTCGTGAAAAGTTTGGTGTCAACGTGGATCACCGGAGCCCCAAGTTCCTAGAGATGGTGAAGGAACTGGaaaaggaggagaagaagaaacaGAAAGCGCTGGCACGGAGACTAAAGGAGGAGGCTCTGGCATCAGCACCTACTTCTCCTGTTGTAGGAAATCCCTGA
- the dand5.S gene encoding DAN domain family member 5 precursor: MLLFQATSLLALLCFTVRAFPFMEEEGSASFAQNVLHSRSFPVSHHGAFMDLPLFRQNRRKISQNFILHSDPREHMDEEALRRKLVWESAIRRDKMRSQPDQVLPIGQDALKRSRCHALPFIQNVFRKNCFPVRLPNKFCFGQCNSFYVPGWPAGLSQPCTSCAPSRSRRISLPLRCRSGHLAWQEVELVEECECETRYDRNTVEPAGSGEDYLPVS; encoded by the exons ATGCTGTTGTTCCAGGCCACCAGCCTATTGGCCCTTCTCTGTTTCACGGTCAGGGCATTTCCCTTTATGGAAGAAGAAGGGTCGGCTTCGTTTGCCCAGAATGTGCTCCACAGCAGATCCTTCCCAGTCTCCCACCATGGAGCTTTCATGGACCTGCCGCTATTCAGACAGAACAGGAGGAAAATATCCCAGAATTTCATCCTGCACTCAGATCCCAGAGAGCACATGGATGAGGAGGCGCTGAGGAGAAAACTGGTGTGGGAGAGCGCCATCCGCAGGGACAAGATGAGATCCCAACCAGACCAGGTGCTGCCCATTGGGCAAGATGCTCTGAAACGCTCCAGATGCCATGCCTTGCCTTTCATACAG AATGTGTTCAGGAAGAACTGCTTCCCAGTGCGCCTCCCTAACAAGTTCTGCTTTGGCCAGTGCAACTCCTTCTATGTGCCTGGTTGGCCTGCCGGACTCTCCCAGCCCTGTACGTCCTGCGCCCCCAGTCGATCCCGGCGCATTTCGCTGCCGTTACGCTGTCGTTCCGGTCACCTTGCTTGGCAAGAGGTGGAGCTGGTGGAAGAGTGCGAGTGCGAAACCCGCTACGACAGGAATACGGTGGAGCCAGCTGGCAGCGGAGAGGACTACCTGCCCGTTTCATAG